The following are encoded together in the Bacillus sp. NP157 genome:
- the cyoA gene encoding ubiquinol oxidase subunit II produces MLPFLAGCDMVVMNPTGDIALRERNLILVATGLMLLVIVPVLAMTVAFALRYRKGRNPSAYDPGFTHSTRIELVVWTIPLVIIGILGAITWVTTHTLDPFRPLDRISEGRPIPAGTKPLDIQVVAMDWKWLFIYPGQGVATVNELALPVDVPVRFTITSTSQMNTFYAPTLAGMIYAMPGMQSMLHAVLNQPGDSWGYSGNYTGAGYTDMRFRLHGMDQAGFDQWIARVKASPDALSTERYLALDAPSEKVPVMHFGQVSTDLFQRALNLCVAPGTPCKNELMRLDATKDGAGHAAMPMPMPMPMADAPMGDAAHAAH; encoded by the coding sequence GTGCTCCCCTTCCTCGCGGGTTGCGACATGGTGGTGATGAATCCCACCGGGGACATCGCCCTCCGCGAACGCAACCTCATCCTCGTCGCCACGGGCTTGATGCTCCTGGTCATCGTGCCGGTGCTGGCGATGACGGTGGCCTTCGCCCTGCGCTATCGCAAGGGTCGCAACCCAAGCGCCTACGATCCGGGCTTCACTCATTCGACCCGCATCGAGTTGGTCGTGTGGACGATCCCGCTGGTGATCATCGGCATCCTCGGCGCGATCACCTGGGTTACGACGCATACGCTGGATCCGTTCAGGCCGCTGGATCGCATCAGCGAAGGCCGGCCGATCCCGGCCGGTACGAAGCCGCTGGATATCCAGGTCGTCGCGATGGACTGGAAGTGGCTGTTCATCTATCCCGGCCAGGGCGTCGCGACGGTCAATGAGCTGGCCCTGCCGGTCGACGTCCCGGTGCGCTTCACGATCACCTCGACCAGCCAGATGAACACGTTCTACGCGCCAACCCTGGCCGGCATGATCTACGCGATGCCCGGCATGCAGTCGATGTTGCACGCGGTGTTGAACCAGCCCGGCGACAGCTGGGGCTACTCCGGCAACTACACCGGTGCGGGCTATACGGACATGCGTTTCCGGCTGCACGGCATGGACCAGGCCGGCTTCGACCAGTGGATCGCCCGCGTCAAGGCATCGCCGGACGCGCTGTCGACCGAACGCTACCTCGCGCTGGACGCGCCGAGCGAAAAGGTCCCGGTGATGCACTTTGGCCAGGTCTCCACCGATCTGTTCCAGCGTGCACTGAATCTCTGCGTCGCCCCCGGCACGCCATGCAAGAACGAGCTGATGCGCCTCGACGCGACGAAGGATGGCGCCGGGCATGCGGCGATGCCGATGCCTATGCCCATGCCGATGGCGGACGCGCCGATGGGTGACGCCGCGCACGCGGCCCACTGA